One segment of Senegalia massiliensis DNA contains the following:
- a CDS encoding BTAD domain-containing putative transcriptional regulator, translating into MFEKGENLNHDYKNDIEIFTFGDFDIRIGNKSIIEGLGRKYKILELFKFFISHKNKKLLPEIIIENLFEYNESDDLKNVLRTQIFRLRKFIEEIKRQININELLFDIEFINGYYILKISDNLKIDNDIFELSIEKANMMNLNSLKVANYYEKALKVYIGEYMGECSCGDWIIPIRNRYNRIFIHSANKLISIYKENSMFKEIADICEKVIEIQPFDETFHIYYMEALKEMGQIKHALSYYEYTTYKMYKDYDMKPSIAMKDLYRKLQIANGEKIITDLYFIEKRLKDSEVQGAMYCDLEYFKFLYNLEKRKSIRGNVDTYISLITLNHKKRTTDNLKQSRNVLKAILLKSLRKGDVITFWNEDQAIIMITEIKSEFLYLIEDRIQKQFRKYLKGNCNLEFKFNKISNSII; encoded by the coding sequence ATGTTTGAAAAGGGAGAAAACCTGAATCATGATTATAAAAATGATATAGAAATATTTACTTTTGGTGATTTTGATATTCGTATAGGTAATAAATCTATAATTGAAGGTTTAGGTAGAAAATATAAGATCTTAGAATTATTTAAGTTTTTCATCTCTCATAAAAATAAAAAGTTGCTCCCAGAAATAATTATAGAAAATTTATTTGAATATAATGAATCTGATGATTTGAAAAATGTATTAAGAACTCAAATATTTAGACTTAGAAAGTTTATAGAAGAAATAAAAAGACAAATTAATATAAATGAATTATTATTTGATATAGAATTTATAAATGGATATTACATATTAAAGATAAGTGATAACTTAAAAATAGACAATGATATATTTGAATTAAGCATCGAAAAAGCTAATATGATGAATTTAAACTCTCTAAAAGTAGCTAATTATTATGAAAAAGCTTTAAAAGTATATATTGGTGAATATATGGGAGAATGTAGCTGTGGAGATTGGATAATACCTATTAGAAATAGATATAATAGAATATTTATTCATTCAGCAAATAAATTAATAAGTATATATAAAGAAAATAGTATGTTTAAAGAAATAGCTGATATATGTGAAAAGGTTATAGAAATACAACCATTTGATGAAACATTTCATATATATTATATGGAAGCATTAAAGGAAATGGGTCAAATTAAGCATGCTTTGAGTTATTATGAGTATACTACCTATAAAATGTATAAAGATTATGATATGAAACCTTCAATTGCAATGAAGGATTTATATAGGAAATTACAAATAGCAAATGGAGAAAAAATAATAACAGATTTATATTTTATTGAAAAAAGATTAAAGGATAGTGAGGTTCAAGGGGCTATGTATTGTGATTTAGAGTATTTCAAGTTTTTATATAATCTTGAAAAAAGAAAAAGTATACGTGGAAATGTAGACACTTATATTAGTTTAATCACTTTAAATCATAAAAAAAGAACAACAGATAATCTTAAACAATCAAGAAATGTATTGAAAGCTATTTTGTTAAAAAGTTTAAGAAAAGGTGATGTAATAACATTTTGGAATGAAGATCAAGCAATTATAATGATTACAGAAATAAAATCAGAGTTTTTATATTTAATAGAAGATAGAATACAAAAGCAGTTTAGAAAGTATTTAAAAGGTAATTGTAATTTAGAGTTTAAATTTAATAAAATTTCAAATAGCATTATATAG
- a CDS encoding NAD(P)-binding protein has translation MNKIRLNINGIEVMGHSGQTILEIAKSNNIEIPTLCHDERVEPYGSCGLCMVELEGMNKLLRSCATVASDGMIISTNTKKVRESRKIALELLLSDHTGDCKAPCTLACPGDTDCQGYVGLIANGQYKEAVELIKEKLPLPASIGRVCPHPCETACRRETLDDPVSIAFLKSFVGDIDLNDKEQFMPEIKSSTGKSVAIIGGGPSGLTAAYFLAKEGHKATIYESMPKLGGMLRYGIPQYRLPKEVLNKEIELINNMGVEMLTNIKVGRDIKLEHLREKYDAVYIAIGAWNSTKLNCPGEDLEGVVGGIEFLNKFALNKPIRTGDKIAVVGGGNTAMDACRTAIRLGAKEVYALYRRTKVQMPAEAVEVEEALEEGVNFKFLVSPIEIIGNNGKASKIRLQKMELGEKDSRGRRRPIPIEGEEEIIEVDSVIASIGQSVDIEGFEDLEFTKRGTISADENSFLTNIEGVFAGGDATNKGPDIAIAAIGEAKKAVEVINSYLEGKTISYKKPFYVTREEVNIEEFSDREIEHRPRMESLEPDIRKRNFEEIVKGYSEEDAKREAMRCLECGCGDLFECKLLHYSNEYKVEPERLSGEMHNRQNNDNHPFIIRNSDKCILCGLCVRICEDVVKSNALGLIDRGFDTIVQPAFGKTLQETDCVSCGMCISVCPTGALQERLSIEKSVPLKTKSTSTVCSHCSIGCNLDLNTKGDLLVKSLPKNDSSIDNGLLCAKGRFGFDLKNIGKRITKPLIRKKGKLEEASWEEALLFTAKKTQSLGLLYGNDTVAISISDRYTNEDMYLASKLGKEVLNTSNIGSFNSHRGGIEEVFGYDASTNTFDELSGVDTILLVESNVMKKHPIAGFKIKKVVEQGAKLLSISPNETGLTKLSSIAVHTKNDVKFLKEILKSIIDENLISDKDNYIGLDDLKENLSDIEVSNEAKKIASFYGKSKNAMIVFEQKTITSDAAILLANMAAITGHIARPRNGIIQLKQNTNSQGLKDMGITKGYDYLKDNIENKNIKGLLVFGEDMLNVNLENLEFLMVQDTHLTDTAKRADVVLPAVGFAETSGTITNTERKIQSLKKAIKPLVNYENWQVIMKLSNILGKNFDYSSAREILLDIEKSNFNYFGLTKTDDKDVYWPIGSNRVLYIDGFNTKSKKAELKNVENGIFFIEDINTNNLTKSFTKYLKKENLI, from the coding sequence ATGAATAAAATTAGGCTGAATATAAATGGAATTGAAGTAATGGGTCATAGTGGACAAACAATTTTAGAAATAGCTAAATCTAATAATATTGAAATACCAACACTTTGTCATGATGAAAGAGTTGAACCATATGGATCATGTGGATTATGTATGGTGGAATTAGAAGGAATGAATAAATTGTTAAGGTCTTGTGCCACAGTAGCATCAGATGGAATGATAATTTCTACAAATACAAAAAAAGTAAGAGAGTCAAGAAAAATAGCTCTTGAATTATTACTTTCTGATCATACTGGTGATTGTAAGGCACCTTGTACTTTGGCTTGCCCTGGGGATACAGATTGTCAAGGCTATGTAGGACTTATTGCTAATGGACAGTATAAAGAGGCAGTAGAACTTATAAAAGAAAAGTTACCACTTCCTGCAAGTATAGGTAGAGTGTGTCCTCATCCATGTGAGACAGCATGTAGAAGAGAAACACTAGATGATCCAGTCTCAATTGCATTTTTGAAGAGTTTTGTAGGAGATATTGATTTAAATGATAAAGAACAATTTATGCCAGAAATAAAGTCATCTACAGGAAAATCAGTAGCAATAATTGGAGGAGGACCTAGTGGACTTACAGCTGCATATTTTTTGGCTAAAGAAGGACATAAAGCAACTATATATGAATCTATGCCAAAACTTGGAGGTATGCTTAGATATGGAATACCTCAATATAGACTCCCAAAAGAAGTATTAAACAAAGAAATAGAGCTTATAAATAATATGGGGGTAGAAATGCTTACAAATATAAAGGTAGGCAGAGACATAAAGTTAGAACATTTAAGGGAAAAATATGATGCAGTATATATTGCAATAGGTGCTTGGAATAGTACAAAATTAAACTGTCCAGGAGAAGATTTAGAAGGAGTAGTTGGGGGAATAGAATTTTTAAATAAATTTGCATTGAATAAACCTATTAGAACTGGTGATAAAATAGCAGTAGTTGGTGGAGGTAACACTGCTATGGATGCTTGTAGAACAGCTATTAGATTAGGTGCAAAAGAGGTATATGCATTATATAGAAGAACAAAAGTACAAATGCCAGCAGAAGCAGTAGAAGTAGAAGAAGCATTAGAAGAAGGGGTTAATTTTAAATTTTTAGTAAGTCCTATAGAGATTATTGGGAATAATGGGAAAGCATCAAAAATACGTCTTCAAAAAATGGAACTTGGAGAAAAAGATTCAAGAGGAAGAAGGCGACCAATTCCAATAGAAGGTGAAGAAGAAATAATAGAAGTGGATTCTGTAATAGCATCAATTGGTCAGTCTGTAGATATAGAGGGATTTGAAGATTTAGAATTTACTAAAAGAGGTACTATTTCTGCAGATGAAAATTCATTTCTTACAAATATAGAAGGTGTGTTTGCAGGTGGGGATGCTACAAATAAAGGACCAGATATTGCAATAGCAGCTATTGGTGAAGCTAAAAAAGCTGTAGAAGTTATAAATAGCTATCTTGAAGGGAAAACTATTAGTTATAAAAAGCCTTTTTATGTTACAAGAGAAGAAGTAAATATAGAAGAATTCTCTGATAGAGAAATAGAGCATAGGCCAAGAATGGAATCTTTAGAACCAGATATAAGAAAGAGAAACTTTGAAGAAATAGTAAAAGGTTATTCAGAGGAAGATGCAAAAAGAGAAGCTATGCGTTGTTTAGAATGTGGGTGTGGTGATTTATTTGAATGTAAGTTACTTCATTATTCTAATGAATATAAAGTAGAACCTGAAAGATTATCAGGTGAAATGCATAACAGACAAAATAATGATAATCATCCCTTTATAATTAGAAATTCAGATAAATGTATATTATGTGGTTTATGTGTTAGAATTTGTGAAGATGTAGTAAAATCAAATGCTTTAGGATTAATAGATAGAGGATTTGATACAATAGTACAACCTGCATTTGGTAAGACACTACAAGAAACAGATTGTGTGAGTTGTGGCATGTGTATAAGTGTATGTCCTACTGGGGCACTTCAAGAAAGGCTTTCAATTGAAAAGTCAGTTCCACTTAAAACAAAATCAACTTCTACTGTATGTTCACATTGTAGTATAGGATGTAACTTAGATTTAAATACTAAAGGCGATTTATTAGTTAAATCATTACCTAAAAATGATTCATCTATTGATAATGGTCTTCTTTGTGCAAAAGGAAGATTTGGATTTGATTTAAAAAATATAGGAAAAAGAATCACAAAACCTTTAATTAGAAAAAAAGGGAAATTAGAAGAAGCATCATGGGAAGAAGCATTACTTTTTACAGCAAAGAAAACTCAAAGTTTAGGATTATTGTATGGTAATGATACAGTAGCAATATCTATTTCAGATAGATATACAAATGAAGATATGTATTTAGCATCTAAATTAGGTAAAGAAGTATTGAATACTAGCAATATAGGATCATTTAATAGTCATAGAGGTGGAATTGAGGAAGTATTTGGATATGATGCATCTACAAATACATTTGATGAACTTTCAGGTGTTGATACTATATTATTAGTTGAATCAAATGTTATGAAAAAACACCCTATAGCAGGATTTAAGATAAAAAAAGTAGTAGAACAAGGTGCAAAACTACTATCTATAAGTCCTAATGAAACTGGTCTTACTAAGTTATCTAGTATTGCTGTTCATACTAAAAATGATGTAAAGTTTTTAAAAGAGATATTAAAATCAATTATTGATGAGAATTTAATATCTGATAAAGATAATTATATAGGATTGGATGATTTAAAAGAAAATTTATCTGATATAGAGGTGAGTAATGAGGCTAAAAAGATAGCTAGTTTTTATGGGAAATCAAAAAATGCTATGATAGTATTTGAACAAAAAACAATTACATCAGATGCAGCAATTTTACTTGCAAATATGGCAGCTATTACTGGACATATTGCAAGACCTAGAAATGGTATAATTCAATTAAAACAAAATACTAATAGTCAAGGTCTTAAAGATATGGGAATAACTAAAGGGTATGATTATCTAAAAGATAATATTGAAAATAAGAATATAAAAGGATTATTAGTATTTGGAGAAGATATGTTGAATGTGAATCTTGAAAATTTAGAATTTTTAATGGTTCAAGATACACATCTTACTGATACAGCTAAAAGAGCTGATGTAGTACTACCAGCAGTTGGATTTGCTGAAACAAGTGGTACAATAACTAATACTGAAAGAAAGATTCAAAGTTTAAAGAAAGCTATAAAACCTTTGGTAAACTATGAAAATTGGCAAGTAATAATGAAGCTTTCAAATATATTAGGTAAGAATTTTGATTATTCAAGTGCTAGAGAAATATTACTTGATATTGAAAAATCAAATTTTAATTACTTTGGACTTACAAAAACAGATGATAAAGATGTATATTGGCCAATAGGGAGTAATAGAGTACTTTATATAGACGGCTTTAATACTAAAAGTAAAAAAGCAGAATTGAAAAATGTAGAAAATGGAATATTCTTTATTGAGGACATAAATACAAATAATTTAACAAAGAGCTTTACTAAATATCTTAAAAAAGAAAATTTAATATAA
- a CDS encoding NADH-ubiquinone oxidoreductase-F iron-sulfur binding region domain-containing protein: protein MKIIVGQGSCGIAAGANKVYDKLSYEIKNNNLDIELSSTGCIGMCYLEPIIDVIHEGKKITFVNMDENKVSILLNNIYTDNISVNEFTIDKKDIEILSKQNRVALKNCGNINPESIDEYINTDGYKALEKVLKDMSPDEVIDEIKISGLKGRGGAGFPTWFKWNAAKNSPGNKKYVVCNADEGDPGAFMDRSILEGDPHRLIEGMIINGYAMGADEGIVYVRAEYPLAIKRLSNAINEAEKKGYLGENIFGENFKFSLRIKAGAGAFVCGEETALLESLQGERGMPRLKPPFPAQKGYWNKPTNINNVETLANVAYIILNGGKTFANLGTENSKGTKVFALTGKIKKGGLVEVPMGITLRDVIHEIGGGIKEDREFKAVQMGGPSGGCIPKHLLDTSVDYESISKIGAIMGSGGMVVMDETTCMVDMARFFLDFTRKESCGKCIQCRLGTKRMLEILTRICEGKGKIGDIELLEELGTKIKEGSLCGLGQTAPNPVLSTIRYFRDEYEAHIHDKKCPSKACKELVEYSISENKCIGCGLCKRNCPVEAISGEKKLVHIIDLDKCIKCGKCMEMCKFSAIKIG from the coding sequence ATGAAGATAATAGTAGGGCAAGGTAGTTGTGGTATAGCTGCTGGTGCAAATAAGGTATATGATAAATTATCATACGAGATAAAAAATAATAATTTAGATATAGAATTATCATCTACTGGTTGTATAGGAATGTGTTATTTAGAGCCTATTATAGATGTTATACATGAAGGTAAAAAAATTACATTTGTTAATATGGATGAAAATAAAGTTAGTATACTACTTAATAATATATATACAGATAACATTTCTGTGAATGAATTTACTATTGATAAAAAAGATATAGAAATACTATCAAAACAAAATCGTGTTGCTCTTAAAAATTGTGGTAATATAAATCCTGAAAGCATAGATGAATATATAAATACAGACGGGTACAAAGCTCTTGAAAAGGTTTTAAAGGATATGAGTCCTGATGAGGTAATTGATGAGATTAAAATATCAGGCTTAAAAGGGAGAGGTGGAGCTGGATTTCCTACTTGGTTTAAATGGAACGCAGCAAAAAATTCCCCTGGAAATAAAAAATATGTAGTATGTAATGCAGATGAAGGAGATCCTGGTGCATTTATGGATAGAAGCATATTAGAAGGAGATCCACATAGATTAATTGAAGGTATGATAATAAATGGATATGCCATGGGTGCAGATGAAGGTATAGTATATGTAAGAGCAGAGTATCCACTTGCTATAAAGCGTCTTAGTAATGCAATTAATGAGGCAGAAAAAAAGGGTTATTTAGGTGAAAATATATTTGGAGAAAATTTTAAATTCAGTTTAAGAATAAAAGCTGGTGCAGGAGCTTTTGTTTGTGGTGAAGAAACTGCACTTTTAGAATCTCTTCAAGGTGAACGTGGAATGCCTAGATTAAAACCACCTTTTCCAGCACAAAAGGGATATTGGAATAAACCAACTAATATAAATAATGTTGAAACATTGGCAAATGTAGCTTATATAATATTAAACGGAGGGAAAACCTTTGCAAACCTTGGGACTGAAAATAGTAAAGGTACAAAAGTATTTGCTTTAACTGGAAAAATAAAAAAAGGTGGACTTGTAGAAGTTCCTATGGGAATAACTTTAAGAGATGTAATACATGAAATAGGTGGAGGAATAAAAGAAGATAGAGAATTTAAAGCTGTACAAATGGGAGGACCATCAGGAGGCTGTATACCAAAACACCTTTTAGATACTTCCGTTGACTATGAATCAATATCTAAAATTGGCGCTATAATGGGTTCAGGTGGAATGGTAGTAATGGATGAAACAACTTGTATGGTAGATATGGCAAGATTTTTCTTAGATTTTACTAGAAAAGAATCATGTGGTAAGTGTATTCAATGCAGATTAGGTACTAAAAGAATGCTTGAAATATTAACTAGAATTTGTGAAGGGAAAGGGAAAATTGGAGATATAGAACTTTTAGAAGAATTAGGTACAAAAATAAAAGAAGGTTCACTGTGTGGACTAGGACAAACTGCACCAAATCCAGTACTTAGCACTATAAGATATTTCCGTGATGAATATGAAGCTCACATTCATGATAAAAAATGTCCTTCAAAAGCATGTAAGGAATTAGTTGAATATAGTATTTCAGAAAATAAATGTATTGGATGTGGACTTTGTAAAAGAAATTGTCCTGTAGAAGCTATATCTGGAGAGAAAAAATTAGTTCATATAATAGATTTAGATAAATGTATTAAATGTGGAAAATGTATGGAAATGTGTAAATTTAGTGCTATAAAAATTGGTTAG
- the nuoE gene encoding NADH-quinone oxidoreductase subunit NuoE, with amino-acid sequence MGCCQKEKFIFTDISKEDKNNIDLILKKYDGRKGTLISILQEVQEKYNYLPIDILNYISLKTGVKPAKIHGVATFYTQFRLNPVGENMIMLCQGTACHVNGSKTIEESIFDELNIKDGETTDDGLFTLINVACLGCCSLSPVMMINDDTFGNLTAEKAKQIIRSIKEKSKRKGA; translated from the coding sequence ATGGGTTGTTGTCAAAAAGAAAAATTTATTTTTACAGACATTTCAAAAGAAGACAAGAATAATATTGATTTAATTTTAAAGAAATATGATGGTAGAAAAGGCACTCTTATTAGCATACTTCAAGAAGTTCAAGAAAAATATAATTATCTTCCTATTGATATATTAAATTATATATCACTTAAAACAGGTGTAAAGCCTGCCAAAATTCATGGGGTTGCTACATTTTATACACAGTTTAGATTAAATCCTGTAGGAGAGAATATGATAATGCTTTGTCAGGGAACAGCTTGTCATGTAAATGGTTCTAAAACAATAGAAGAATCAATATTTGATGAATTAAATATAAAAGATGGAGAAACTACTGATGATGGACTTTTTACACTTATAAATGTAGCTTGTCTTGGATGTTGTAGCTTGTCTCCAGTTATGATGATAAATGATGATACATTTGGAAATCTAACTGCTGAAAAAGCAAAACAAATTATTAGAAGTATAAAGGAAAAGAGCAAAAGAAAGGGGGCATAA
- the sdaAA gene encoding L-serine ammonia-lyase, iron-sulfur-dependent, subunit alpha, which produces MYNFKDGKELLNICKKEDKKIWEVMIEREVENSEKKYDEIFEIMRENLITMINSVEKGLNSSLKSMGGLVGGDAKKLRERYMNSNTLSGKRTMKAVAAAMAVLEVNVTMGQIVAAPTAGSSGIVPGVLYMMKDEYRVEDDKLIKALFTASAIGYIITKNATVAGADGGCQAETGSAAAMAAAALVEIEGGEPSESLEAASMTIKNILGLVCDPIAGLVESPCVKRNAIGATNALISADMALAGIKSIIPFDEVVEAMYNVGRSLPVSLRETALGGLAATPTGKKIAKDILGNN; this is translated from the coding sequence ATGTATAATTTTAAAGATGGAAAAGAACTTTTAAATATATGTAAAAAAGAAGATAAAAAAATTTGGGAAGTAATGATAGAAAGAGAAGTTGAAAATTCTGAAAAAAAATATGATGAAATTTTTGAAATTATGAGAGAAAATTTAATTACTATGATTAATTCAGTAGAAAAAGGTTTGAATAGCAGTTTGAAATCAATGGGGGGACTTGTTGGTGGAGATGCTAAAAAACTTAGAGAAAGATATATGAATTCAAATACTCTTTCTGGTAAAAGAACAATGAAAGCAGTGGCAGCAGCTATGGCAGTTTTAGAAGTAAATGTTACTATGGGGCAAATTGTGGCAGCTCCTACAGCTGGATCATCTGGAATAGTACCAGGAGTATTATATATGATGAAAGATGAATACAGGGTAGAAGATGATAAGTTAATAAAAGCTCTCTTTACAGCTTCTGCTATAGGATATATTATTACAAAAAATGCTACAGTAGCAGGAGCAGATGGAGGATGTCAAGCAGAAACAGGATCAGCAGCAGCTATGGCAGCAGCGGCTCTTGTTGAAATTGAAGGAGGGGAACCAAGTGAATCTTTAGAAGCTGCATCTATGACTATAAAAAATATATTAGGATTAGTATGTGATCCTATAGCAGGTCTTGTAGAAAGTCCATGTGTTAAGAGGAATGCAATTGGAGCTACAAATGCACTTATATCAGCTGATATGGCTCTGGCTGGAATAAAAAGTATCATACCTTTTGATGAAGTAGTAGAAGCAATGTATAATGTTGGAAGGTCTCTTCCAGTTTCTCTAAGAGAAACTGCTTTGGGAGGACTTGCTGCTACTCCTACTGGTAAAAAAATTGCAAAAGATATTCTAGGTAATAATTAA
- the sdaAB gene encoding L-serine ammonia-lyase, iron-sulfur-dependent subunit beta yields MKNYSAFDVIGPKMIGPSSSHTAGAARLARIASKLIKADIIKVDFLLHGSFANTYRGHGTDRALMAGLLGFTEYDENLKNSLEIANKKGINYNFIPTDLGDAHPNTVKFLIYQSNGKIVELMGSSIGGGNIKITEINGMKLEFVGEYPTLIVKHIDGPGVITKITKVLADEDINIAFMSVYRQSKGKDALMVLECDNKLSDKLIKSIKDSSGNVEDVYVIDSL; encoded by the coding sequence ATGAAAAATTATAGTGCATTTGATGTAATAGGTCCTAAGATGATAGGACCATCTAGTTCTCATACAGCAGGTGCTGCAAGACTTGCAAGAATTGCTTCAAAGCTTATAAAGGCAGATATAATAAAGGTGGATTTTTTACTTCATGGATCTTTTGCAAATACTTATAGAGGTCATGGAACAGATAGAGCATTAATGGCTGGATTATTGGGATTTACAGAATATGATGAAAATCTAAAAAATTCCTTAGAAATTGCAAATAAAAAAGGAATTAATTATAATTTTATACCTACTGATTTAGGAGATGCTCATCCTAATACAGTAAAATTTTTAATATATCAATCCAATGGTAAAATAGTAGAACTTATGGGTTCTTCTATAGGTGGTGGTAATATAAAAATTACTGAAATAAATGGTATGAAATTAGAGTTTGTAGGAGAATATCCAACACTTATAGTTAAACATATAGATGGTCCTGGTGTAATTACAAAAATAACAAAAGTATTAGCTGATGAAGATATAAATATAGCCTTTATGAGTGTATACAGACAAAGTAAAGGAAAAGATGCACTTATGGTTTTAGAATGTGATAATAAACTTTCAGATAAACTTATAAAATCTATAAAAGATTCCTCGGGAAATGTGGAAGATGTTTATGTTATAGATTCTTTATAG
- a CDS encoding CD3072 family TudS-related putative desulfidase, translating into MHRKKQIIYTAHCILNQNSVIRDWERSKGAFNDIVKIIIDNDISIIQFPCPEFIFLGENRPPMTKKEYDTYDYRNLCKNLVNDIVKQMDEYLNNGYEIIGILGIEGSPSCDSIKDKGIFMEELYKSMENNQIYIKTFDIPENYEEGKDINILQSFKNFIKI; encoded by the coding sequence ATGCATAGAAAAAAACAAATAATATATACGGCTCATTGTATATTAAATCAAAATTCAGTTATTCGAGATTGGGAAAGGTCAAAGGGAGCTTTTAATGATATAGTAAAAATTATAATAGATAATGATATATCAATTATCCAGTTTCCTTGTCCAGAATTTATTTTTTTAGGTGAGAATAGACCACCTATGACTAAGAAAGAATATGATACATATGATTATAGGAATTTATGTAAAAACTTGGTGAATGATATTGTTAAACAAATGGATGAATATTTAAATAATGGCTATGAAATAATTGGAATATTAGGCATAGAAGGTAGTCCATCTTGTGACTCTATAAAAGATAAGGGTATTTTCATGGAAGAATTATATAAATCTATGGAGAATAATCAAATTTACATTAAAACATTTGATATACCAGAAAATTATGAAGAAGGAAAAGATATAAATATATTACAAAGCTTTAAAAATTTTATAAAAATATGA
- a CDS encoding CD3073 family putative ECF transporter S component, whose translation MKSNVFNSTNSMVIASLGIVINIVFGTVIQFIQIPLLFLDTIGTIFVAVVLGPFAGAMTGGLTNIIQGMITNPKNIPFAIVNIAIGLIVGLIAKKYRFNLKIAIVTGIILSIIAPLIGTPIAVLVYGGVTGGGTDVIFAWLLASGQKIFTAAFIPRITGNIIDKIASCILVVFVIQYLPLNLRAYQKSNQNA comes from the coding sequence ATGAAAAGTAATGTGTTTAATTCAACAAATTCTATGGTTATTGCATCATTAGGAATCGTAATAAATATTGTTTTTGGTACAGTAATACAATTCATACAAATACCTTTATTATTTTTAGATACTATAGGTACAATTTTTGTAGCAGTTGTACTTGGGCCATTTGCTGGTGCAATGACAGGAGGACTTACAAATATAATACAAGGAATGATAACAAACCCTAAAAATATCCCCTTTGCAATTGTAAATATAGCTATAGGATTAATTGTGGGACTTATAGCTAAAAAATATAGATTTAATCTTAAAATTGCAATTGTGACAGGTATTATATTATCAATTATAGCCCCTTTAATAGGAACTCCAATTGCAGTTTTAGTTTATGGAGGAGTAACAGGTGGAGGCACAGATGTTATATTTGCATGGCTACTTGCAAGTGGACAGAAGATTTTTACAGCTGCATTTATTCCTAGAATTACGGGTAATATTATTGACAAAATAGCTAGTTGTATATTAGTTGTATTTGTAATTCAGTATTTACCTTTGAATTTAAGAGCATATCAAAAGAGTAATCAAAATGCATAG
- a CDS encoding SDR family oxidoreductase, translated as MANILLTGISGNVGSAVMDYFIKNNIDFTAGVRNVEKYKEKFPGINLVHLDFEKKDTFNRALEGMDKVFLVRPPQLTDVNRIFKPFINRCKQKFVRRIVFLSLLGIEKNPFPPHHKIEKIILESNIPYTFIRPSFFMQNLSTTHKEDIKERNDIFIPGGNARVSFIDTRDIGEVIGITLTEKGHRKRAYTITGCEAISYYEVANKMSNVLGKDIKYSNPSLLQFRKEMINRGVKKEFANVMTVLYLTTKLGMARKVTDTAENILKRKPRTIDDFIKDYSDEWI; from the coding sequence ATGGCAAATATTTTACTTACAGGCATATCTGGAAATGTAGGTAGTGCAGTAATGGATTATTTTATAAAGAATAACATTGATTTTACAGCTGGTGTAAGAAATGTTGAAAAATATAAAGAAAAATTCCCTGGGATTAATTTAGTTCATTTAGATTTTGAAAAAAAGGATACATTTAATCGTGCATTAGAAGGAATGGATAAAGTCTTTTTAGTTCGACCTCCGCAACTTACAGATGTAAACAGGATATTTAAACCATTTATAAACAGATGCAAGCAAAAATTTGTTAGGAGAATAGTATTTCTATCTTTACTTGGAATAGAAAAAAATCCTTTCCCGCCTCACCATAAAATAGAAAAAATTATATTAGAATCAAATATACCATATACCTTTATAAGACCAAGTTTTTTTATGCAAAATCTATCAACTACTCATAAAGAAGATATAAAGGAAAGAAATGATATTTTTATTCCTGGTGGAAATGCAAGGGTAAGCTTTATTGATACTAGAGACATTGGTGAAGTAATAGGTATAACTCTTACAGAAAAAGGACATAGAAAAAGAGCCTATACAATAACAGGATGTGAAGCCATAAGTTATTATGAAGTTGCAAATAAAATGAGTAATGTTTTAGGAAAGGATATAAAATATTCAAATCCTAGCCTATTACAATTTAGAAAAGAGATGATAAATAGAGGAGTTAAAAAGGAATTTGCTAATGTAATGACTGTACTTTATTTAACTACTAAACTTGGAATGGCAAGGAAAGTAACAGATACAGCAGAAAACATATTAAAAAGAAAACCTAGAACTATAGATGATTTTATAAAAGATTATAGTGACGAATGGATATAA